In Panthera leo isolate Ple1 chromosome B3, P.leo_Ple1_pat1.1, whole genome shotgun sequence, a single genomic region encodes these proteins:
- the CCDC198 gene encoding uncharacterized protein CCDC198 isoform X2, translating to MGLSHSKPHPRVTKVAPLQNKEEELPSSSPVDFAFSQNLEEKSSYLFTGLQDQNKALEGQLPPLRETWYGRYSAVPRAMYFDIPLEHGETSIIKRHPPRRLQKLEPIDLPQVITSERLLSQQEARTTHGAKELEKTMPTPGYIPGKRQYLHKMRMLEMNRNRQEAQAELKKSLHREARINKQKPRDHKVKKILQSIPRNDGRDLPTFLPDETLNRSPGNSQNEDLGEHQARNDCRPRKIGKMEMWLREQEARGQLLWDSSSSDSDELRKSEKKPQALVRTRTERIPLFDEFFDRE from the exons ATGGGCCTGAGCCACTCTAAGCCTCACCCTAGAGTGACCAAAGTAGCACCTTtgcaaaacaaagaggaagaactCCCCTCTTCCAGCCCCGTGGACTTTGCATTCAGTCAGAATCTGGAAGAAAAGAGTTCGTATTTGTTCACAGGACTGCAGGACCAGAACAAAGCTCTGGAAGGTCAGCTGCCGCCTCTACGAGAGACCTGGTATGGAAGATACTCTGCAG TGCCCAGGGCCATGTATTTTGATATCCCACTGGAACACGGAGAAACAAGTATTATTAAAAGGCATCCACCCCGAAGACTTCAA AAGCTTGAACCCATTGACCTGCCACAAGTAATTACTTCTGAAAGGCTCCTGAGCCAGCAAGAAGCCAGAACAACTCACGGAGCAAAG GAACTGGAAAAGACAATGCCAACTCCAGGATACATTCCCGGGAAAAGACAATATTTACATAAGATGAGAATGTTGGAAATGAACCGGAACAGACAAGAG GCCCAAGCAGAGTTGAAAAAAAGTCTTCACAGGGAGGCAAGGATTAATAAGCAAAAACCGAGGGACCATAAAGTCAAGAAAATCCTTCAAAGCATCCCAAGAAATGATGGCAGGGACCTTCCAACCTTTTTGCCAGATGAAACCTTGAACAGAAGTCCAG GAAATTCACAGAATGAAGATTTGGGGGAACATCAAGCAAGGAATGACTGTCGCCCCCGGAAAATTGGCAAAATGGAAATGTGGCTCCGTGAACAAGAGGCTCGGGGACAGCTTCTCTGGGACAGTTCTAGTTCTGACTCAGATGAGTTAAGGAAAAGCGAGAAGAAACCACAAGCACTGGTCAGGAccaggacagagagaatcccacttTTTGACGAGTTTTTTGATCGAGAATAA
- the CCDC198 gene encoding uncharacterized protein CCDC198 isoform X1 codes for MGLSHSKPHPRVTKVAPLQNKEEELPSSSPVDFAFSQNLEEKSSYLFTGLQDQNKALEGQLPPLRETWYGRYSAVPRAMYFDIPLEHGETSIIKRHPPRRLQKLEPIDLPQVITSERLLSQQEARTTHGAKQELEKTMPTPGYIPGKRQYLHKMRMLEMNRNRQEAQAELKKSLHREARINKQKPRDHKVKKILQSIPRNDGRDLPTFLPDETLNRSPGNSQNEDLGEHQARNDCRPRKIGKMEMWLREQEARGQLLWDSSSSDSDELRKSEKKPQALVRTRTERIPLFDEFFDRE; via the exons ATGGGCCTGAGCCACTCTAAGCCTCACCCTAGAGTGACCAAAGTAGCACCTTtgcaaaacaaagaggaagaactCCCCTCTTCCAGCCCCGTGGACTTTGCATTCAGTCAGAATCTGGAAGAAAAGAGTTCGTATTTGTTCACAGGACTGCAGGACCAGAACAAAGCTCTGGAAGGTCAGCTGCCGCCTCTACGAGAGACCTGGTATGGAAGATACTCTGCAG TGCCCAGGGCCATGTATTTTGATATCCCACTGGAACACGGAGAAACAAGTATTATTAAAAGGCATCCACCCCGAAGACTTCAA AAGCTTGAACCCATTGACCTGCCACAAGTAATTACTTCTGAAAGGCTCCTGAGCCAGCAAGAAGCCAGAACAACTCACGGAGCAAAG CAGGAACTGGAAAAGACAATGCCAACTCCAGGATACATTCCCGGGAAAAGACAATATTTACATAAGATGAGAATGTTGGAAATGAACCGGAACAGACAAGAG GCCCAAGCAGAGTTGAAAAAAAGTCTTCACAGGGAGGCAAGGATTAATAAGCAAAAACCGAGGGACCATAAAGTCAAGAAAATCCTTCAAAGCATCCCAAGAAATGATGGCAGGGACCTTCCAACCTTTTTGCCAGATGAAACCTTGAACAGAAGTCCAG GAAATTCACAGAATGAAGATTTGGGGGAACATCAAGCAAGGAATGACTGTCGCCCCCGGAAAATTGGCAAAATGGAAATGTGGCTCCGTGAACAAGAGGCTCGGGGACAGCTTCTCTGGGACAGTTCTAGTTCTGACTCAGATGAGTTAAGGAAAAGCGAGAAGAAACCACAAGCACTGGTCAGGAccaggacagagagaatcccacttTTTGACGAGTTTTTTGATCGAGAATAA